Sequence from the Argonema galeatum A003/A1 genome:
CCCGATCGCGACAACATCTGACTGCCATCAAGTTCCCCAGTCAATTATAACTGCGCGTCGAGAGGAACTAGACAATGTTGAACTCGACGTTGTTGAGGGGGAATTACCGAACGACATCCAGGGTTATGTTTTTATCGTCGCACCAGTTGGTACGGTTGATTCTGGAGGATTGCCGTTCCAAACGGGAGATTCGATCCTGAATGGCGATGGCATGGTTTACCGATTAGATTTTACCCAAACTCAGAAAGTTAGCGTAAAATCGCGACTGCTTAAGACTGTTGAGTATCGGATAGATGAGGCAACCAAAAAGGGAACGAGGTTTGCTGTGTTGGGCTTTAAGAATTATGGCATTTTGAGGTATTCTTTGTTTCTGGGCGCTCGCAATGAGTTAAATACCGCTTTTCTGCCTGTAAAATTTAAACAAGACGATCGCGAGCGCTTGCTAGTCAATTATGATGCGGGTCGTCCGTATGAAATCGATCCACAAAGTCTGAAAGTAATCACTCCAGTAGGAACAACTAAAGAGTGGCACGCTGAAGTTAAACTTCCCTATATCTTTCCCCCCATTTTTAGCACTGCTCATCCAGCCTTCGATCCCTACGAAGGCGAAATGTTCACTGTTAATTATGGCAGGTCTTTAGATAATTTTATTGACAGTATACCTGGAATGGAAGCAATAGAAAAACTTTTTCCAAGAATTCGTCAATTTTTGGAAAAATTCAAGGGCTTACAGGATTTCGTCTATCTGCTTCGCTGGAAAGGAGATGGTTCTTTAGAGCGATGGAAATTGGTACTTCCTGATGGTTCGCCTCTCAGGATCGAGCAAACAATGCACCAAATTGGTATTACCAAAGATTACATAATCCTATTAGATACAGCTTTTACAACTGGGTTGGAGCAGTTACTAAACAACCCCTTGCCAGAAAACAAGCCTTTGGAAAGTTTGCTCAGAGAATTACTAGAGAAAGCACCATCTCCTGAATCGAAATTTTATATTGTCAATCGCAATCATTTGGTGAATGGACAGTATCCAGCCTCAAACGATCCAGAGATTCCAGAAGTTGTGGTGCGGAAAGTCGTAATTCCTAAAGAAGCGGCTCACTTTCTGGTGGACTATGACAATCCGAATGATGAAATTACAATCCACGTTGCCCATATTTGCGCCTGGGATGTGGCTGAGTGGTTGCGCCAATACGATCTATCTGCTTATCCTCCCCACGACCCCGCTCCTTCGCTTTTAGCGGGAATGGAAACAAATAATATGGATATTAGTTGCATGGGGCGTTATGTAATTGACGGCAAAAGTCAAGATGAAGAGCCGCTCTGTGCAAATGTAATGTTCGATGCGAACTGTACGTGGGGTGCAGGATTGTACGCTTACCGCGATCGCTTGAATTCAGGAATGCCTCCGCGACAGCTAGAGAATATTTACTGGACTTCTTTTGGACTTTGGCCCGAATTAATGACTCAGTTTGGGTGTTACCTGTACCGAAACTATCCTTCAACAATACCCCTGGAAAAAGTTCTAGGCTTAGCTCAAACAGGTCAACCCGCTGGCTTGTTTCGCTTGAATACTGCATCGATGCAAATTGAAGACTTCTACAACTTTGATTACGGCTATATGGTGAGTTCGCCTCAATTTGTACCCCGTAAGGATAGCGACGATAGCTCAACAAATGGCTATATTGTTTGTACTGTTTTCTTCCAAGATATTAAGCAAATTTGGATTTTCGATGCAGATAATTTGCAAAAAGGCCCCAGGTCCAAGTTGAGTAATAAGGAGGGGAAACCAGAAGCACTCAATTTTGGTTTTACCTTACATACAGCTTGGCTACCAACTATCTCCCAACACAAAGCCACTTACAAAGTCTCGGCGCAGGAAGACTATCAGGAGTTGGTGGATAATTACCAGTATCCCGAAGATCCCCAGAAAGCAGCATTACTTAAGGAACTGTTCGATAGCGTGTTGCCTTTGGCTTATGAGGAAGAGTTAAAATCTACCCGATCGTAGGAGTTTGGGGATCGTAATGCCCTATTTTCCTTTCAGCCTCTTCTTTATCCTCCCCTCCTCCCTTTGGCTATTTACAGCTTTGGGTCAGAGGCGGAGGATAATTCTCTCTATAATTGAAGGCGAGCAACCTAAAACATTGAAAAATAGAGGTAAAAATCATGATTTTTCTTCCAGGCTATACCATGAACGAAATAATTTACGAAAGTTCCAAAACTTTTGTTTACCGAGGACAACGCGATCGCACGAGCCAGCCTGTTATTATCAAAATCCTCAAGGACGAATATCCAACTATTGAAGAGATTACCCGTTTAAGGCAAGAATTTATAATTCCCCAAAAGATAGATTGTGCGGGAATTGTCAAACCCTACAGTTTAGAAAATTATCAAAACAGTTTTGCCCTCATTCTAGAAGACTTTGGCGGTCAGTCGCTAAAGCAGATATTTGAGTTCCAAGCTCTTGAAATCAAAGCTTTTTTACAAATCGCAATTTCTTTAGCGGAAATTTTAGCTCAACTCCATAAAGTTTCGATTATTCATAAAGATATTAAACCGAGCAATATTATTTTTAACCCGGAGACAGGAGAAGTAAAACTAACTGATTTTAGCATCGCGATCGCTCTCCCCAAAGAACAGCAGGCAGTTGTGAATCCCCATTTATTGGAAGGAACGCTGGCTTATATCTCCCCCGAACAAACGGGAAGAATGAACCGCGCCATCGACTACCGCAGTGACTTTTATTCTCTCGGCGTCACCTTCTACGAACTGCTAACAGGGCAGTTACCGTTTATAACCAACGATTTGATGGAGTTAATTCACTGCCATATTGCCAAAAAACCAGTGCCACCCCATCTTTTGAACGAAGGAAACGGGAAAATTCCGCCAGTTCTCTCCCATATTGTCATGAAGCTGATGGAGAAAAATGCGGAAGAACGATATCAAAGTGCGGCGGGGTTGAAATTTGACCTGGAAACTTGTTTGCAGGAGCTAGAAACAAGGGGAGAGATTGCTAATTTTCGCTTGGGAACTCGCGATCGCGGCACTCAACTGCTTATTCCCCAAAAACTTTATGGACGAGAAGCGGAAGTTGCAGAGTTACTAGCAGCATTTGACCGGATAGCGGTCAAAGACGCGCCGATGGAAGAGTCACCCGCAACAGAAGATTCTCAATCCACAATCCAAAATTCAAAATCTAAAATCGAACTGATGCTCGTTTCCGGTTATTCCGGGATTGGCAAAACTTCGATCGTCAACGAAGTTCATAAACCCATTGTGGCAGCAAGGGGTTATTTTATTTCCGGTAAATTCGACCAGTTTAAACGCAATATTCCCTATGCTGCTCTAATTCAAGCTTTTAGTGAATTGCTCCGTCATATCTTAACTGAAAGCAATGAACAGATTGCGGTTTGGAAAGTAAAACTTTTAGACGCGATCGGTACAAATGGACAAATCGTTATTGATGTAATCCCGGAACTGGAACTGATTATCGGTTCTCAGCCAGAAGTTCCCTCAGTGGGAGCATTAGAAGCTCAAAATCGCTTTAATCGAGTTTTTCTGCACTTTGTTGGCGTTTTTTGCCAACCCGAACACCCGTTGGTAATTTTCCTCGACGATTTGCAGTGGGCTGATTCTGCTTCTTTGAAGTTAATTCAGCTTCTCGTTACTGACGATAATAGCAAATATTTGTTGATGATTGGAGCCTATCGCGATAACGAAGTCAGCCCCACCCATCCCTTGATTCAAACCCTAGAAAAAATACGCGAAACAGAAACAAGGGTCAATGATATTATCGTTAAACCGCTGTTTTTGGCTAATGTCAGCCAATTAATCGGAGATACGCTGAACGTCGATGTAGATGCAAAGAGACTCAAACAGTTTTCTGAACTCGTTTTCAATAAAACCCAAGGGAATCCATTTTTCTTAACTCAACTATTCAAAACTCTCTACTCAGAAGGATTAATCGTTTATCAAGTAGAAACGGATAGTTGGCAGTGGGATATCAAAGAAATACAAGCCATTGGCATCACCGATTACAACGTGGTCGATCTGGTTGCCAGAAATATACGCAAACTTCCAGAAACTACTCAGAAAGTTTTGAAACTGGCGGCTTGTGTTGGAAACCAATTTAACTTAGAGATTCTCTCAATTGTGAATGAAGAATCAAATGTTGTTACCGCAGGTTATCTCTGGTCAGCACTGCAAGCAGGGTTGATTCTGCCGATTGGCGAAAACTATAAAATTCCTCAACTTTTTGCTGGCGAGGAATTGTCAAATTTACAGGATATAAAAGTAGATTATCGATTTTTGCACGATCGCGTGCAGCAAGCTGCTTATTCTCTCATTCCTGAAGATGATAAAAAGGCAACTCACCTGAAAATCGGTCAACTATTACTGAAAAATACTACCCCCGAAGAACGCAAAGATAATATCTTTGCTCTAGTAAACCAATTGAATTTTGGATTGGATTTATTAACAAAACAGTCTGCTAAAAATGATTTAGCTGAATTGAATCTTATTGCTGGACAGAAAGCTAAAGCCAATACAGCTTACGAAGCGGCAGTTAACTTTTTTAATATAGGAATAGAGCTTTTAGATAAGAATAGTTGGGAACGCCAATACAAATTAACGTTTGATCTTTATATAGAAGCCTCTGAAGCTGAATATTTGATCGCAAATATAGAAGGTGGAGAAATTTTGTGCGATCGCGCTCTCGCCAAAGCTGAATCTACTCTCGATCGAGTTAAATTATATGAATTAAAGCTTAAATTTATAATGGCGAAAAACCAAATTCAAGCAGTTTTAGAGATGGGACTGCAAACTCTAGAACTGCTAGGAGTAACCCTTTCTCAATCCCCTCCGCAAGACTTCGACTTTGAAAAATTGGCTAACTTGCCACCCATGACCGACCCCCACAAGCTAGCAGCAATGCAGATGTTGTTTTCGATCTATCCGGCGGCTTGTTTTGCAGAAAGCAACCTTGTTTTACCCATCTTGTACACCACTATCGAACTCTCCCGCCAGTATGGGAATG
This genomic interval carries:
- a CDS encoding carotenoid oxygenase family protein produces the protein MNQPTQNPIATTSDCHQVPQSIITARREELDNVELDVVEGELPNDIQGYVFIVAPVGTVDSGGLPFQTGDSILNGDGMVYRLDFTQTQKVSVKSRLLKTVEYRIDEATKKGTRFAVLGFKNYGILRYSLFLGARNELNTAFLPVKFKQDDRERLLVNYDAGRPYEIDPQSLKVITPVGTTKEWHAEVKLPYIFPPIFSTAHPAFDPYEGEMFTVNYGRSLDNFIDSIPGMEAIEKLFPRIRQFLEKFKGLQDFVYLLRWKGDGSLERWKLVLPDGSPLRIEQTMHQIGITKDYIILLDTAFTTGLEQLLNNPLPENKPLESLLRELLEKAPSPESKFYIVNRNHLVNGQYPASNDPEIPEVVVRKVVIPKEAAHFLVDYDNPNDEITIHVAHICAWDVAEWLRQYDLSAYPPHDPAPSLLAGMETNNMDISCMGRYVIDGKSQDEEPLCANVMFDANCTWGAGLYAYRDRLNSGMPPRQLENIYWTSFGLWPELMTQFGCYLYRNYPSTIPLEKVLGLAQTGQPAGLFRLNTASMQIEDFYNFDYGYMVSSPQFVPRKDSDDSSTNGYIVCTVFFQDIKQIWIFDADNLQKGPRSKLSNKEGKPEALNFGFTLHTAWLPTISQHKATYKVSAQEDYQELVDNYQYPEDPQKAALLKELFDSVLPLAYEEELKSTRS